A DNA window from Onthophagus taurus isolate NC chromosome 1, IU_Otau_3.0, whole genome shotgun sequence contains the following coding sequences:
- the LOC139430732 gene encoding chymotrypsin-1-like, translated as MFPVVLIFVLLMNVCALPNNRVINGLVAENGEFPYMVSVRYFNLHICGGTILNPRFILTAAHCTSEDIASNLSIQYGLIKISEDVTNSIPIMKVITHESYDRENYDRNDIALLKLTFEIPLSESVQPIKLPTEEQTFEAWSIGTLTGWGASYTGGDPLENLHKVNLFIYPQTECTKIFNSDRFNVIAELCAGVLPGGKGQCHGDSGGPLTLHGTQVGIVSWSYKPCTITGYPGVYTRVSHYITWIKEKINLM; from the exons ATGTTTCCTGTGgtattgatttttgttttattgatgAACGTATGCG CTCTTCCAAACAATAGAGTTATAAATGGTTTGGTTGCTGAAAACGGTGAATTTCCATACATG gtTTCTGTGAGATATTTCAATCTACATATTTGCGGAGGTACCATCCTTAATCCTCGATTTATTTTAACAGCTGCTCACTGTACTTCAGAAGA TATTGCATCTAATTTATCAATTCAATATggtttgataaaaatatcagAGGATGTTACCAACTCTATTCCAATAATGAAAGTGATTACTCATGAAAGTTATGACCGGGAAAATTATGATAGGAATGACATTGCTCTTCTTAAA tTAACATTTGAGATACCTTTAAGTGAATCGGTTCAACCCATAAAACTTCCAACAGAAGAACAAACTTTCGAAGCATGGTCGATTGGTACATTAACTGGTTGGGGAGCATCATAC aCTGGAGGAGACCCTTTAGAAAATCTTCATAAAGTAAACCTTTTTATTTATCCTCAAACAGAGtgtacaaaaatattcaatagCGACAGATTTAATGTCATTGCAGAGTTATGTGCAGGTGTTCTTCCAGGTGGAAAAGGGCAGTGTCAT gGTGATTCTGGTGGACCGCTAACGTTACATGGAACTCAAGTTGGAATTGTTTCTTGGTCTTACAAACCTTGTACAATTACCGGTTATCCTGGTGTTTATACTAGAGTTTCTCACTACATAACATGGATCAAAGAGAAGATTAACTTGatgtaa